In the Ptychodera flava strain L36383 chromosome 1, AS_Pfla_20210202, whole genome shotgun sequence genome, AGGGTTGACCATCAGACTGGGGGAGGGCCAAGGTAGACTAATCAGACTGGGGTAGGATCAAGGGTGGACCATCAGACTGGGGAGGGTCTAGGGTGGACTATCAGACTGGGGGAGGGCCAAGGGTGGACTATCAGACTGGGGGAGAGCCAAGGGTTGACTATCAGACTGGGGGAGTATCAAGGGTGGACCATAAGACTGGGGGGAGGGCGAAGGTAGACTATCAgactgggggagggtcaagaGTGGACCATCAGACTTGGGGAGGGCCAAAGATAGACTATCAgactgggggagggtcaagggTTGACTATCAGACTGGGGAGTATCAAGGGTGGACCATCAAGACTGGGGGAGGGCCAAGGGTAGACTATCAGACTGGGGGAGGGCCAAAGATAGACTATCAgactgggggagggtcaagaGTGGACTATCAGACTGAGGGAGATCAAGGTTGGACCATCAGACTGGGGAGGGCCAAGGGTAGACTATCAGACTGGGGGAGGTCAAGGAGGGACCATCAGACTGGGGGAGGGCCAAGGGTAGACTATAAGACTGGGGGAGGGCCAAGGGAGAAACATCAGACTTGGGGAGGGCCTAGGGTGGACCATCAGACTGGGGGAGTGTCAATGGTGGACTATCAGACTGGGGGAGGATCAAGGGTGGACTATCAGACTGGAGAGGGCCAAGGGTGGACCATCAGGCTGGAGAGGGTCAAGGGTGGACTATCAGACTGGGGAGGGTCTAGGTGGACTATCAGACTTGGGGAGTATCAAGGGTTGACCATCAGACTGGGGAAGGGCCAAGGGTAGACTATCAGACTGGGGGAGTGTCAAGGGGGACCATCAGACTGGGGGAGGGCCAAGGGTGGACTATCAGACTGGGGAGGGTCTAGGGTTGACTATCAGACTGGGGGAGGGCCAAGGGTAGACTATCAGACTGGGGAGAGCCAAGGGTTGACTATCAGACTGGGGAGTATCAAGGGTGGACCATAAGACTGGGGGAGGGCCAAGGGTAGACATCAgactgggggagggtcaagaGTGGACTATCAGACTGGGGGAGGATCAAGAGACGGGACAACTTACTTTCCGACGATGTACGTTGCGTAGCTTTCTTCTTTCAGTTTCTCTGACAGCAAGGTAAAGTGCAAAGGCAAACCTGTTGGGATTTTCTTCAACGAAATTTGATGCTGAGGACGAAATGGTCGGAATAACTTGTTACGTATTGTTGAAACCAAGTTGTCAAGAACAATGATCCTGACACCATTGTAGACAATTGCTTTAAAGTTTTTGCTAAATACGCAATGTAACGTATTCTTGTACTAAGGCAACCTTTCAACGaggtaatacatacatacatacatacatacatacatacatacatacatacatacatacatacatacatataaaatacatacatgAACACTATACCTGAAAGCCGATACGGTGGGCATAGTAACCTGTCATTAGCGACGCCCTAGAACTGAACAGACAGTGAGAAGGTAGGCTTAGTGACGAATTCGGCAGGAATGAGTGACAAAATGAGAGAAAGAAACTTGCTGATGATGATCCTCtcaaaaagcaaaaaacaaagaaaatcctCAAAGCCCGACAGAAAAATACAATGGTCATCATCACTATTGTAGTATGATCACGACCACAACAAAGTCTAAGAGAGAAAAATGTGACCGATTTCGAATGGGCATTGACTTTAAATTCAGTTCTGAAGTGAACGCCaaaatgatatttcaatttcatcCCAGGAAGTAATTGCGACGAATACAATACGTACGGAGCACACGATGGAAGCGCGTAGGATTGTGTGAAGGTGACCCCTCTACTGGCAAGGTCATCAATGTTGGTGATTTGACGACTCCATTGTTGTAACCAATATCATTCCATCCTGAAGCATATTCCAAAATATGACATCAAGACAAAAAcgattagggagccgtcattatttacgacctggtGGGTTGGAGGAAAGTGAGGGGGTCTCGCAAAAATGGAAAACTTCAAAGaaggttgctcaaaatgtgcgGAGGAAGAAcgaagttactcaatttttggtgataaataaattgaaacacgtcTCAAATTGCACCATCGCACACATCAATTCctaaaaattttcgatgcgagagggggcaTACCCCTCTGATACTCTCCTCTTGGGGTATTCCTACAGTTTaccaataaaaaattgaaacacttttcagattgcaccaggctgcaccattgcacaaatcaattactcaaatttttcacaggatctagcaCAAAACTGAACAGTTGTCAATTCatcatatatattttaattgacttcaggCTATTCATTGGAAGCTGGCA is a window encoding:
- the LOC139142845 gene encoding fibrinogen alpha-1 chain-like gives rise to the protein MSIVDYQTGGGSRVDYQTGEGQGWTIRLERVKGGLSDWGRVKGDYQTGGGQGWTIRLGESQGFTNRLGNWGGSRVDYQTGGGPRVDYQTGGEPRVDYQTGGVSRVDHKTGGRAKVDYQTGGGSRVDHQTWGGPKIDYQTGGGSRVDYQTGEYQGWTIKTGGGPRVDYQTGGGPKIDYQTGGGSRVDYQTEGDQGWTIRLGRAKGRLSDWGRSRRDHQTGGGPRVDYKTGGGPREKHQTWGGPRVDHQTGGVSMVDYQTGGGSRVDYQTGEGQGWTIRLERVKGGLSDWGGSRWTIRLGEYQGLTIRLGKGQG